TGGGTCCAGACCAGGGCAAAGGCGTCGCCCCCCAGGCCGCAGCCCGTGGGTTCGACCACCGTCAGCACTGCGGCGCTGGCAATCGCGGCGTCGATGGCATTACCACCGCCACGCATGATCTCGATCCCGGCCTCGGCGGCCAGGGGCTGGGACGCGGCGACCATGCCGCGACGGGCATACACGCTCTGGCGTTGTGAGGCGTAGGGGTACTCATGGGCAGAAAAATTCAGCATGGCAAAGGCTCGTGCAAGGGTTGAGGCCGCAAAAAATCACAGCACGCGGCTGAGAAAGGCTTGGGTCCGCGGGTGGCTGGGGCGGCTGAAGATCTGTTCCGGCGGCCCCTGCTCGATCAGTTCGCCCTGGTCGAGCACCACCACCCGGTCGGCCACCTCCCGGGCAAAGCCCATCTCGTGGGTGACCACCACCATGGTCATGCCCTCTTGCGCCAGCTGCTTCATCACCTGCAGCACCTCGCCCACGGTTTCCGGGTCCAGGGCGCTGGTGGGCTCGTCGAAGAGCATGGCCTGGGGCTTCATCGCCAGGGCCCGGGCGATGGCCACCCGTTGCTGCTGGCCGCCGGACAGCATCGACGGGTAGTGCCCGGCCTTGTCCGCCAGGCCGACCCGGGCGAGCAAGGCCCGGGCCTGCTCCACCGCTTCGGCCCGGGGCACGCCGAGGACCTGGATCGGCGCTTCGATGATGTTTTCCAGGGCCGTCATGTGGGGAAACAGGTTGAAGCGCTGGAACACCATGCCGATGTCCCGGCGCTGGCGGGCGATGTTGCGCTCGCTATCGCGCACCAGGCTGCCGTCGGCGCGCTCGCGATAGCCCATGGCCCGGCCGTTGACCCGGATCAGCCCGGACTGGATCTGCTCCAGCAGATTGATGCAGCGGATGAAGGTGGTCTTGCCCGAGCCCGAGGCGCCGATCAGCACCACCACTTCACCGCGGCGTACCGACAGGGAAATGCCCTTGAGGATCTGCAGGGCGCCGAACGACTTGTGCAGGTCCCGGGCCTCGATGATCAGGTCTTCACTCTGGTGTGCCATGTTCAACGTCCCCGCAGCAATTTGAAGGTGTGGCGCCCGAACATCCGGTGGCCGGCGGCCGGCGGCGCGGGTCGGTCACTCTGGCCGAAACGCTTTTCCAGCCAGCGCTGGAAGAAGCCCCACAGGGTGGTCAGCAGCAGGAAGTAGAGGGCCACCACCAAGTACAGCTCGAACACCCGGAAGGTCGCCGAAGTGACCATCTGCGTGCTCAGCAGCAGCTCCTGCACGCCGATCACGCTGACCAGGGTGGTGTTCTTGAGCATCACGTTGAACTCGTTGCCCAGGGGCGGAACGATCACCCGGAACGCCTGGGGCAGGACGATGCGCCGCATCAGCTTGGCGAAGGTCATGCCCAGGCAGCGCCCGGCCTCGTACTGGCCCTTGTCCACGGCGCCGATCCCGGCGCGGATGATCTCCGCCATGTAGGCGCCTTCGTTGAGGCCCAGGGCGATGATCGCCGCCTGGATGTTGCCCGGCACCACCAGGCCGAACAGTTGCAGGTCCTCGAAACGGAAGATCCCGCCAGCCGCCAGGGCGGTGTAGAGAAAGACGATCTGCACCAGCAACGGCGTGCCGCGCATCAGCCACACGTAAAAACGTACCGGCAGGTGCAGCAAGGGGTTGCGCGACAGGCGCAGCAGCGCCGCCGCCAGCCCCAGGACACAGCCCAGCGCCATGCCCAGGACACTGATCACGCACGTCAGCCAGAGCCCGGTGAGGTACACCCCGCTGGGTTGCAGCAGGTACTGCCAGAACACATCCCAATTGAAATTCATCGCGGCGCTGCCTCAGTTCAGGGTGTCGCTGCTGACCTGCCACTGGCTCAGCAACCGGGCATAGCTGCCGTCGCTGCGCATGTCGTTGATGATCTGCTGCACCGCGGCGCTCAACTGCGCATCGTCCTTGCGGATGCCCAGGCCGGTGAGGATCCGGCTGAAGGCCGGCACCCCTTCCTGAAACAGGTCCGGGGCCATGGCGGCGTAGTAGCCGGCGGTTTCCACGGTGGTGCCGTAGGCGTCCACCTGACGGATACGCAAGGCCTGGAAGGCATCGGTGTCGCTGTTGTAGACCACCAGTGTCATCGGTGCCTTGCCAGCCTGGGCGAGGCTGGCGTTGTGGGCGTCCAGCAGGGTCTTGATGGTCGAGCCGTTGAGCACCGCAACCTTGCGCCCGGACAAATCATCCAGGCTCTTGATCGCCTTGGGGTTGCCCTTGGGCACCACCACCGACTGGCTGGAATACATGTAGTTGACGATGTCGATCACTTCGCGCCGTTCGGGCTTGTCGAACAGCTGGTCGACGATCATGTCGCACTGCCGGGCCAGCAGCGCCGGGAGCAACCCGGAGAACGGAATCACCCGCCATTGCACCTCCTTGTTGCCCAGGCGGCGGGCGATTTCCAGGCCCAGGTCGACGCTCAGCCCGCGGGGCTTCTGGGCTTGGTCGAAAGACACCAGGGGCGGTGAATCCATCCCCGAGCAATAGGTGAGCTTGTCGACCTGTTGCAGGCGCTCCGGCACCTGGGGCGCGGCGGCGGCCCACTGTGCACAGAGTCCCAGGGATACGGCCACCAGCAAGGCGCGGCGTTTATGCATGACCAGACACTCCACTTCGTTGAACAACGGGGGCAGGATTCAAAGTCAACACAAGGGGCGGGCTCGGGCCCGCTTCTATTGTTCCGTTTGCAGAAACTGGATCAGCGCCGGCACCGTGCCCTCGATGTGCTCGCGCACCACCGCTTCGGCACGCTCGGCATCGCCGGCGCGAATCGCATCGAGGATCACCGCGTGCTCCTGGCGGGCGCTGAGGGGTTTTTCGCCGTGTTGCAGCCACAGGCGCATGGGCGCCTCCACCAGCGAATAGAGGGCCGAGATCTGCTTCATCAGCCGGGGCCGGCCGCTGAGGCTGCACAGGTATTCATGGAAGGCCCGATGGCGGCTGACCCACTCGGCGCTCTCGTCACGGTAGTCGTCCATCTCGTCCAGCAGCCGTTCCAGGGCCGCCAGCTGGCGCTCGCCGATACGCCCCACCGCCACCCGCACCGCCAGGCCTTCGAGGGCGCTGCGCATCTCGAACACTTCGTGCAGCTCTTCGATGTCCAGGCCGCTGACCACCGCCCCGCGATTGGGCCGCAGGGTCACCAGGCCCTGGGCATCGAGGCGGCGAAAGGCTTCGCGCACCGGCATGCGGCTCATGCCGATCTCGCTGGCGATGTCCTCGGCGATCAGCCGGTCGCCCTTGCGGTAGCGGCCGCCGCAGATCGCCTCCAGGAGAAAGTTGTAGGCCTCCTCCTCGGCGGTCAGCGGCTGGCGGTCAACGTAGGCGGGAGCGAATTGCATAGAGGCACCTTTTGTATTTTTGTATCCAATTATCCATAGATACAAAAAAGCAGAATGCGTGCCAGCTTTGCGCAAGCGGACTCAAGTCATTGATTTGCCGAACCAGTGCTCGATGAGCAGGAAGGTGCCAGGAGCGCGGCCAAGGCCAGGCTGCTACGAAAACGCGCAGGCAGTGAGTCAAAGTGGGGCATACAGGTTGCGCCCGGTAACAAGCGCCATCGGGGCTGCGGCAACCCCCGGAGCCACCCGGGCGTTGCCGCGATCAACGCCTCAGAACGTCAGGCAGATTTTCCCCAGGTGCGCGCCCGAGGCTTCATGGGCGAAGGCCTTGGCGATCTCTGCCAGGGGGAAGGTGCTGTCGATCACCGGCTTGATGCCGGTGGCTTCCAGGCCACGGACCATCTCGATCTGCTGCTGGCGGCTGCCGACGATCAGGCCCTGCAGGCGTTGTTGCTTGGCCATCAACGCCGCCGTCGGCACCGGGCCGGACCAGCCGGTGAGCACGCCGATCAGGGCGATATGCCCGCCGATGCGGCAGGCCGTGATCGACTGCGGCAAGGTGCCCGGGCCGCCGACTTCCACCACGTGATCGACGCCGCGCCCGCCGGTGAGCCTGAGCACTTCGTTGCCCCACTCAGGCTGGGTGCGGTAGTTGATGGTGTGGTCGGCCCCCAGTTCGCGGACCCTGGCCAGCTTGGCGTCCGAGGACGAGGTGGCAATCACCGTGGCGCCCATGGCCTTGGCCAGTTGCAAGGCGAAGATCGACACCCCGCCGGTGCCCAGCACCAGCACGGTGTCCCCGGCCTTGAGCGCGCCATCCACCACCAGCGCGCGCCAGGCGGTCAGGCCGGCGGTGGTCAGGGTCGCGGCTTCGGCGTGGCTGTAGCCTTGGGGCGCATGGGTGAACCAGTGGCTGGGCTGGATCACCACTTCACGGGCGTAACCGTCGACGCCATCGCCCGGGGTGGTGCTGAAATCGGCAATCGCCGGGCCGCCATCGTGCCAATGGGGGAAGAAGCAGGACACCACCGCATCGCCGACCTTGAACTCGCTGACGCCCTCGCCCACCGCTTCCACCACCCCGGCACCGTCGGCCATGGGAATCCGCCCATCGGCAGTCGGTAGCGCGCCGGTGACCACGGCGTAATCGTGGAAATTCAGGGAACAGGCATGCAGGCGCACGCGGATCTGCCCGGCGCCGGGTTGCCCGGGATCGGCCAACTCCACGGTTTTCAGGTTGTCCAGGGATGCCGGCAGGCTGAGCTTGATGGCTTGCATGGAATGGGTCTCCACAGATCGATAATTGTCCAGGGGGCTAACCCTACCACCAATACCGGCGATCTGTAGCCGCTGCCGCAGGCTGCGAACGGCTGCGCAGGAGACGCAGGTTTTCAGTGCCGCTGGAGGCTCGGCTCGGAACTGCCAAGCAAGGCCCTGCGGGCCTTTGCGCAGCTTCGCGGGCTCGGCAGCGGCGACAACCCTCAGCGAGTTCCGTCGCGTTCCACCCGCCTGGCCCGCACAAAACACTGCTCGGTCACCGTCGCGCCCCACTGGTCGCCCACCTGCTCCTGCGCCAATACGAAGCCGTGTTGCTCATACAGCGTGCGCGCCGCGTCCAGGCCCTTGAAGGTCCACAAGCGGGTGGCGGCAAAACCCCACTGGTCACAGAACGCCAGGGCCTCGCCCAGCAGTCGCCGGCCCAGCCCTCGACCGCGGGCAGCCTCGTCGAGGATGAAGCAACGCAGGATCGCCTCACCGCCCTCGCCTTCCCCATCGATGGCGATGGACCCGACGATCCGCTCGCCCCGCAGCGCCACCCAGACCTGGTTGCGCGGGTTGTGCAAACGCCCCATCAGCTCGGCCATGTCCGCCGCCACCAGGCTTTCGAAGGGCTGACCGAAACCGGCCCGGGCGGCGTAGTAGCAGGCATGCATTTCGGCAATGCGGCCAATCACCCCCGGCCGGTAGCCAGCGGCGATGGACCAGCACTCGGGCGGCTCGGGCGCCTCGCCCAGGCGCACCGCACGCAATGCCCGGGCGTAGTCGGCGATGCCTGTCGAGGCACAAAGCTGCTGGTCCGCGCTCAGGTGCGCCAGGGCCGCGGCCACCTGGGCCTGGGCAAAACGGTCGATGCCGTCCAGGGTCTGGCGTCCCTGGGCGGTGAGGTGCAGCCGCTTGGAGCGGGCATCCTGCGCATCGGCCTGTTCGCCGATCTCGCCCGCCTCCACCAGCTTGCGCACCAGCCGGCTGACGCTGGATTTCTCCAGGCCCAGCAGCGTCACTAGGTCACTGGCGGTCAAGGCATTGCCCTGGCCGATTTCCAGCAGCGCGTGCACCGCCGAGGGCGGGTAGTCGGTGGCGGCCAGGGTGCTGTGCATGAAGCCCAGCTCGCGAACCATCTGCCGGGAAGCCTGGCGCAATTGAGGGATGAAACCTGCGGATGGGCTCGACATAAGCGTGACCTCGTTCGTGGACTTTTTAGTTGTAGCTTACAACTATATAGCCGACAAGCCCGATGTGCTCGGGCCCTGGTCGGCAGCGATAAAAACTCGAGCGCGCACTAATGAGAAGCATTACCATAAACACCCTTTTCGCCCGCCTCGGTCCCGGAACCTCTATCGATGGTGCCCAATTCTTCGCTACAGCACGCCGTGGGCGAGCTCTACGTCCAGCATCACAACTGGGTGGTGCAGTTGCTGCGGCGCAAGCTCGGCAACCAGGACCAGGACCAGGCCCTGGACCTGGCGCAGGACACCTTCCTGCGCATTCTGCGCAGCGAGCAACTGCCGCTGTTGCGTGAACCCCGGGCCTACCTCAATACCGTGGCCAGCCGCCTGTGCGGCCAGTATTTCCGCCGTCAGGCCCTGGAGCGCGCCTACCTGGAATCCCTGGCGCAGCTGGAGCCACAGCACCAGCCTTCGCCGGAAACCCGCCTGCTGGTGCTCGAAGCCCTGGACGCCGTGGGCCAGGTACTGGATGGCCTGGGCGCCCGGGTGCGCGAAGTGTTCTTGCTGTCCCAGCTCGAAGGCCTGACCTACCCGCAGATTGCCGAGCGCCTGCAGCTCTCGGTCAACGTGGTGCAAAAAGCCATGCTCAAGGCCTACCGCCATTGCTACGCGGCGGTGTACCCGGGATGAACGCCTTCCAGCCGGTGGACGATCAGGGCGCCGTGGAACAGCAGGTCCTGGACCAGGCTCTGGAGTGGCTGGTGTTGCTGCAATCGGGCATCAGCAACCCCGAGCAGCAGGCCGCCTGCCTGGCCTGGCGCCGGGCCGAGCGGCAACACGAACTGGCCTGGCAACGTCTGGTCGGCATCGGCCAGGACCTGCGTGACAGCACCCGCAGCCTGCCCGCGCCCCGTGCCCGGCAGCTGCTGCAGGCCCGCAGCCACCCCGGGCGGCGCACCCTGCTCAAGGGCATCGTCGGCCTCGGCGTGGTGGCCGCCAGCAGCTGGAGCGTGCGTGAACGGCTGCTGTTGCCGCAGCTGTTCAGCGACTACCACACCAGCACCGGCGAGCGCCGCCAACTGCAACTGGCCACGGGCGCCAGCCTGCAACTGGACACCCGCACCAGCCTCGATCGGCAGCACAGCCCCCTGGGCCTGCAACTGCGGCTCAACACTGGCCGCCTGCTGTTGACCCTGGGCAACGCCGCGCCGCTGCGGATCGTCACCGCCGATGCGTGGATACTGCTGGCGCCCCAGTCGCAACTGATCCTCAGCGTCGGCTGGCCGGGCAGCCACGGCACCCGGGCACAGGTGCTCGCCGGCAGCGGCTCGCTCAGTAACACCCAGCACCCCGCGCTGAGCCTGGGCGCGGGCCAGCAAGTGGAAATCAACCAGCAGCGGATCGGCGCCCTGACCACAGTGCCCGCCACCGCCAGTGCCTGGACCCAGGGCCTGCTGATCGCCGAGCGCCAGCCCCTGGGCGAGGTGATCGCCGAGCTCGACCGCTATCGCCCGGGCCTCTTGCGCTGCGCCGCCGAGGTCGCCGGGTTGCGCGTCTCCGGCTCGTTCTCCCTGGACCAGCCGGACGCCAGCCTCGACCTGTTGGCCAAGACCCTGCCGATTCGCATCCGGCGGGTAATGGGTTACTGGGCCACCGTGGAGGCCAGCTGATTTTTTCCGTTTTTTTTCCGAAGCGGCGGCAGTTTTTTCAATCTCGTGCATCAAGACCAGGGAAGAAGCTGGAAAACAGCTCAGCGCCAACCCTTCTCAACCCACGGATTTCCCTTATGCACATTCGCCTTACGCCCCTTGCCGCGGCCTTGCGCCCGGTGTTCATCGGCCTGTCCATCGCCAGCACCAGCCTGCCGCTGATGGCCGCCGAAGCCGGCGCCGCCGTGACCGACCGCCAGCAGCGCGACTACGCCATCGCCCCGGGCAACCTGGACCAGGTGCTGGGCGCCTTCGGCCAGCAATCGGCAAGCATGATCGCCATCGATGCCAGCCTCAGCGCCGGCAAGCGCAGCACCGGCCTCAATGGCCGCTTCAGCGTGGACGAAGGCCTGCAGCGCCTGCTCAAACCCCTGGGCCTGCAAGCCGTGGCCGAGGGCGCGGGCTATCGGGTGGTCCAGGCCAGCGGCGGTGAACGGGTCGAGCTGGGGGCGACCACGGTCAGCGCCAACCAGTTGGGCAGCGTTACCGAAGGCACCGGTTCCTATACCCCAGGCACCATCGCCACCGCCACCCGGCTGGTGCTGACCCCGCGGCAAACCCCGCAGTCGATCTCGGTGGTGACCCGCCAGGTGATGGATGACTTTGGCCTCACGGCAATAGACGACGTGATGCGCCACACGCCGGGTATCACCGTATCCACCTACGACAGCGAACGCACCAACTACTATTCCCGCGGTTTCTCCATCGTCAATTTCCAGTACGACGGCATCCCGACCCTGCGTGACGCCCAGTACTCGGCCGGCCAGACCATGACCGACATGGCGCTGTACGACCGCGTCGAAGTGCTCAAGGGCGCGACCGGCCTGCTGACCGGCGCCGGCGGCCCTGGCGGCACCATCAACCTGATCCGCAAGAAGCCCACGTCCGAGTTCAAGAGCAGCATCGAGCTCGGCGCCGGCTCCTGGGACAACTATCGCACCCAGATTGATGTCAGCGGGCCGCTGACCGACTCCGGCAACGTCCGCGGCCGGGCGGTGGCCGCCTACCAAGACAAGAAATCGTTTCTTGATCACTACCAGCGCAAGACCAATGTCTACTACGGCATCCTTGAATTCGACCTGTCACCGGACACCCTGCTGACCCTGGGTGCCGACTATCAGGACAGCGACCCGAAGGGCTCGAGCTGGACCGGCACACGTACCGTCTATGACCCGGACGGCAATTATCTGAACCTGCCTCGCTCGTTCAACAATGGTCCGAAGTGGAGCAGTTGGGAACAATACACCCGTACCGTGTTCGCCACCCTGGAGCACAACTTCGACAATGGCTGGGTCGCCAAGACCCAGTACAACCACCAGATCAACGGCTATAACGCGCCCCTGGGCTACGTCTCCCAGGACACCGCTACCACCAGTTCGATCTACGCTCGCAAATACACTGGCGAAACCACCAGTGACAGCCTCGACGTCTATGCATCCGGACCTTTCGAACTCTTCGGTCGAGAACACCAGCTGGTAGTGGGCCAGTCCCTGTCGATCTCGGAATGGAAGGGCAAGGACTATTCCGACGCCACCTATTTCGACAACGCCTATGACTTCTACAACTGGCACGGCGAAGCCATCGAGCCCCTGTGGAACCAGCCGACCAAGATCAACGATGAAACCACGCGCCAGACCGGCACCTACATCACCGGCCGCTTCAGCCTGATGGACGACCTGTCGCTGCTGCTCGGCACCCGCGTCGCCAATTTCCAGGTCACCGGTACCAGCGACACCAAGGAGAGCGGCAAGGTAGTGCCCTATGCCGGCCTGGTCTACGACCTCCACGACAATGTCTCCGCCTACGCCAGCTACACCGAGATTTTCCAACCGCAAACCCAGTACCGTGACCGCACGCGCAAGATGCTCGAACCCAACGAAGGGAAAAACTACGAGGTCGGGCTCAAGGGCGAGTTCTTCGACGGTCGCCTGAACTCCAGCCTCGCCTACTTCGAGGTACACGAGGAAAACCGTCCAATCGCCGACACCCTCTACAACTCCAATCCTGGGGTCGACTTCTCCTATATCGCCACCAAGACCAAGACCAAGGGCTACGAAGCGGAGATCTCCGGTGAGCTGCGTCCTGGCTGGCAATTGCAGGCCGGCTATACCCACAAGGTCAGCCGTGATGCCGACGGGGTGAAGGTGGCCACCTGGGAACCGCAAGATCAGCTCAGTTTCTATAGCAGCTACAAGCTCGGCGGCAGCCTCGACAAACTGACCCTGGGCGGTGGCGCCCGCTGGCAGGGTGAGGGCTGGCAAACGCTGTACAACCGTGGCAAGGACCGTTACGAAAAGTTCTCCCAGGACCCGTTCTGGCTAGTGGATCTGATGGCGCGCTACCAAGTCACCGACAACCTTTCGGCGACCCTGAACGTCAACAACCTGTTCGACAAGTCGTACTACACCAACATCGGTTTCTATGACTCGGCCTACTACGGTGACCCACGCAATGTGATGGTGACCACTCGCTGGGACTTCTAAGACCTGGTTCCCCAATCGGTGCACCCTGCCCAATCGGGCAGGGTCGGGCCGCTGACAATCACCTGGTACCGGGTAGCCCGATGCGGCGACCACGGCAGCAAAATCACTACAGCCATCCGCACACTTCTGTTAAAACTCCTGGCTGATCGTTCCGTGGTGAAGCCTTCCATGTCCCCAACCCTGTCCCAGCGCCTGCGCCGTCGCTGGCTTTCCCTGCTGTGCCTGGCCGCGCTGGTCGGGGGCCTGCCGGTGAGCTGCGCGGTGCTCGAACACCAGGAGCGCAAGTTGGTGTTTCGCATCGAGCCGGGCACCGCCGGCTGGTATCGCGGCCTGCCGAGCACGGTGCAGGAGCTGGAACTCAAGCCGAAAAGCTTCAAGGCCGGGCAGAACCTCCACGCCTGGTGGTGGCCGGCCACGCGCGCCGACGCCCCGGCGATCCTCTACTTGCACGGGGTGCGCTGGAACCTCACCGGCCAGCTGTTTCGCATCGAGCAACTGCACGCCCTGGGCTACTCGGTGCTGGCCATCGACTACCGCGGCTTCGGCCAGAGCCACGGCGACCTGCCCTCGGAAAGCAGCGTGTATGAAGACGCGCGCATCGCCTGGGAGCGGCTCAAGCTGCTGCAGCCCGACGCCCGCAAGCGCCTGATCTACGGCCATTCCCTGGGCGGCGCGGTGGCCATCGACCTGGCCGCCGAACTGGGGCGCACGGCCGCCGCCGAGAAAACGCCGATTGCCGCCCGCGGGCTGATCGTCGAGTCCACCTTCACCACCCTGGCCGATGCCGCCGCCGCGGTGACCAAGACCTCGCTGCCGGTGCGCTGGGTGCTGTCGCAGAAGTTCGACTCCGTCGACAAGATCCGCGACATCGGCATGCCACTGCTGGTGGTGCACGGCCTGAAAGACGACTACGTACCGCCACGCTTGAGCCAGGAACTGTTCAAGGTTGCGCTGCAACCGAAAACACTGCTGCTGGTGCCCGGCGGCACCCACAACAACAGCATGAGCCTGGCGGGCAAGGACTACGCCCAGGCCATCAACGCCCTGCTGCGGGCCAAGCCGGCGTCCAGCATCGCCGGCCCGGCAGCGCTCACGGTGCCCACTGGCTGAACCTGCAGCCCAGGGCTCCAAGCACTCGGCAGGCAAGGCCCTGTGGGCCTTTTCGCAGCTTCGCAGGCTCAGCAGCGGCTACAGGAAACCCTCTGTGTAGCCGCTGCCGCAGGCTGCGCAAGGCACCGAAGGGGCCTCGGCGCCCTCCGGATCGCTGCGAGCCTGCGGCTCGTTCGCAGCCTTCGGCAGCGGCTACAAGGCGCTTTGTCCGCCGCTCACGGCCACGCTCGGCGAAGCCGCTGGCGGGCGCAACGCCTCGCTAATGGTGCGCAGTTTCAGGCAGGTTTCCTGGTACTCACTCGCTGGGTCCGACTCGCCGACAATCCCGCAGCCAGCAAACAGGTGCGCGCGGTTGCCGCGAATCAGGGCCGAGCGCAGGGCCACGGCAAACTCGCCATCGCCCTCGGCGTTGAGCCAGCCCACCGGCGCTGCGTACCAGCCACGGTCCAGTTGCTCGTGCTCGCGGATGTAGCCCAGCGCCTTGTCCCGAGGCAAACCGCCCACCGCCGGAGTCGGGTGCAGGGCCTGCACCACTTGCAGCAGGTCGACCTGGGGCCGCAAGCGTCCCAGCACCGGGGTCAGCAGGTGCTGGACGTGGGCCAGGCGGTGCAGCTGCGGCTGCGGCGGGATTTCCAGCATCGCGCAGTAGGGTTGCAGCGACTCGCGCAGGGTCTGCACCACCAGGGCGTGTTCGTGGCGGTCCTTGGCGCTGTCCAGCAGGGCCTGGCCCAGTTCCGCGTCCTGCTGTTCATGCAGGCCGCGGGCGCAGGTGCCGGCCAGGGCCACGGTGCTCAAGGTGCCCCGGGCCACCCGCACCAGGCGCTCGGGGGTGGCGCCCAAAAAGCAGCTGTCGCCACGGCTGAAGGCGAACAGGAAGGCCTGGGGATAGGCCGCCCCGAGGTTTTCCAGCAAGGGGCCGCAGGGGATGTTGCGGCTCGCCTGCAGACAGACTTCCCGGGCCAGCACCACTTTGCCCAACTCACCGCCCTGGATTCGCCCGATCGCCCGGGCCACGCAGTCCTGCCAGCGTTCGGCGGCCAGGGGCTCTGCCGTGGCCCGGATCCCGTCCGGCAACTGCGCCGCCGGGGCGTGCTGATAGCGCGCCAGCAGCAGGCTCCATTCCGCCTCCAGGGCCGCGGCGCACTGGGCCACATCGGCGCCGGGCTCGACCCACAGGCTGAACAGCCAGTGCTGCTGCTCGCCCTCGCCCAGCAACAGCAGGCGCGGCAGCACCAGGGAGGTGCTGGCAAACGACTGCCACTGGGCGCTGCGCGGCACCTGGGGGTCAAAGGCGAATCCGCCACACAGGTATGCCTGGCGCGGCCCCACTTGATGGGCCCGCTCCAGCAGCTGACGCCAGGCCCGGGTGCTGGCGCCGAAGCGTTCCCCCGCCGACGGGCTGATTTCCTCGGTGCAGCCGAAGCCCGCCAGGGCCAGCGCCCCCTGGTCGCTGGACCAGAACAGGCTCTGGCCGAACACCTGGCGGTTGGCGGCGAACAACCGCAGCGGCTGCAGGCGCTCGGCGGCCTGACTGAACACCACCAGCACCGCCCGGCCCTCACGCCGGGCCCGGGCTTCACCTTGTTGCAGGGCCCGGGTCAATCCGCACAGGCACGACTCACTCATTGTCGGCTCCCTGCTGCAGCCCGTGCTGCAGGCGCCAGTGGCACACCTGCTGGGCGATGTTCCAGTGAATGATCTGGGCGAACAGCGGCACCACGAACATCGGGTCCAGGCCCGCCTGTTCGGCCCATTGCCGGCGTTGCGGGAGCATCGCCGCGACCCGCTCCGGGGCGGCGATGCTGTCCTCGGTCGGCTTGAACTGCGCCGCCGCCTTGACGTAGGCCAGGCGCTGGCCGAGGGCCTGGATGATCTGCCGGTCCATGGCGTCGATACCGCAGCGGACATCGTCCAGGCCGCTGCACTGCTCGGGGGTCTTCATGTGGAGGTCTACCAAAGAAAGATTCATGGGGTCGAAGGCCAGCACTGCCACGGCTGCTCGCCGAGGCCCGCCAGCAGTCGGGTCAGGTGCCGCAGCACTTCGGCCTGCTGCTCGCGCAGGTAGAAGTGCCCGCCGGGAAACGTCTGGAAATCCGTGACCTGGGCACTGACCTCGGCCCAGGCATAGGCTTCGTCCGCATCGACTTCGCTGTCCTGGCCCCCCAGGCACAC
This genomic stretch from Pseudomonas sp. Os17 harbors:
- a CDS encoding TonB-dependent siderophore receptor; translation: MHIRLTPLAAALRPVFIGLSIASTSLPLMAAEAGAAVTDRQQRDYAIAPGNLDQVLGAFGQQSASMIAIDASLSAGKRSTGLNGRFSVDEGLQRLLKPLGLQAVAEGAGYRVVQASGGERVELGATTVSANQLGSVTEGTGSYTPGTIATATRLVLTPRQTPQSISVVTRQVMDDFGLTAIDDVMRHTPGITVSTYDSERTNYYSRGFSIVNFQYDGIPTLRDAQYSAGQTMTDMALYDRVEVLKGATGLLTGAGGPGGTINLIRKKPTSEFKSSIELGAGSWDNYRTQIDVSGPLTDSGNVRGRAVAAYQDKKSFLDHYQRKTNVYYGILEFDLSPDTLLTLGADYQDSDPKGSSWTGTRTVYDPDGNYLNLPRSFNNGPKWSSWEQYTRTVFATLEHNFDNGWVAKTQYNHQINGYNAPLGYVSQDTATTSSIYARKYTGETTSDSLDVYASGPFELFGREHQLVVGQSLSISEWKGKDYSDATYFDNAYDFYNWHGEAIEPLWNQPTKINDETTRQTGTYITGRFSLMDDLSLLLGTRVANFQVTGTSDTKESGKVVPYAGLVYDLHDNVSAYASYTEIFQPQTQYRDRTRKMLEPNEGKNYEVGLKGEFFDGRLNSSLAYFEVHEENRPIADTLYNSNPGVDFSYIATKTKTKGYEAEISGELRPGWQLQAGYTHKVSRDADGVKVATWEPQDQLSFYSSYKLGGSLDKLTLGGGARWQGEGWQTLYNRGKDRYEKFSQDPFWLVDLMARYQVTDNLSATLNVNNLFDKSYYTNIGFYDSAYYGDPRNVMVTTRWDF
- a CDS encoding alpha/beta hydrolase, which translates into the protein MSPTLSQRLRRRWLSLLCLAALVGGLPVSCAVLEHQERKLVFRIEPGTAGWYRGLPSTVQELELKPKSFKAGQNLHAWWWPATRADAPAILYLHGVRWNLTGQLFRIEQLHALGYSVLAIDYRGFGQSHGDLPSESSVYEDARIAWERLKLLQPDARKRLIYGHSLGGAVAIDLAAELGRTAAAEKTPIAARGLIVESTFTTLADAAAAVTKTSLPVRWVLSQKFDSVDKIRDIGMPLLVVHGLKDDYVPPRLSQELFKVALQPKTLLLVPGGTHNNSMSLAGKDYAQAINALLRAKPASSIAGPAALTVPTG
- a CDS encoding isochorismate synthase, whose protein sequence is MSESCLCGLTRALQQGEARARREGRAVLVVFSQAAERLQPLRLFAANRQVFGQSLFWSSDQGALALAGFGCTEEISPSAGERFGASTRAWRQLLERAHQVGPRQAYLCGGFAFDPQVPRSAQWQSFASTSLVLPRLLLLGEGEQQHWLFSLWVEPGADVAQCAAALEAEWSLLLARYQHAPAAQLPDGIRATAEPLAAERWQDCVARAIGRIQGGELGKVVLAREVCLQASRNIPCGPLLENLGAAYPQAFLFAFSRGDSCFLGATPERLVRVARGTLSTVALAGTCARGLHEQQDAELGQALLDSAKDRHEHALVVQTLRESLQPYCAMLEIPPQPQLHRLAHVQHLLTPVLGRLRPQVDLLQVVQALHPTPAVGGLPRDKALGYIREHEQLDRGWYAAPVGWLNAEGDGEFAVALRSALIRGNRAHLFAGCGIVGESDPASEYQETCLKLRTISEALRPPAASPSVAVSGGQSAL
- a CDS encoding isochorismate lyase; its protein translation is MKTPEQCSGLDDVRCGIDAMDRQIIQALGQRLAYVKAAAQFKPTEDSIAAPERVAAMLPQRRQWAEQAGLDPMFVVPLFAQIIHWNIAQQVCHWRLQHGLQQGADNE